One genomic window of Mailhella massiliensis includes the following:
- a CDS encoding UvrD-helicase domain-containing protein, whose amino-acid sequence MSEFRQIKASAGSGKTYTLTSTFLSLLAGSSGASWSRPPSGCALAEEDCYGWQEILAITFTNKAAAEMRERLLQRLKTMALASRKDAKDAFWKPARARETVDMLIRSYGSLNIRTIDSLLHLMVRLSALDFDLSPDFEPRFSDEEITGPLFDDMAERARTDEELGAIFRRACRQMLRSEKVRGFLAGERIRDRVTAMVSLMLAADGWSVRDLASPEEAEEHFQEILRGIQNDARELRARLEQEELSASKHFLNALTACIECGGRASKLPFSSAMLQKESFDDCLLKASKGRAGLALHALYESIRDDMRHLRVLMGARRLMPFAELAQAVYSRLEDEERRTGIIAASQVPRLAIRAADDSEGVNELFCRLGARVRHMLIDEFQDTSRDQWMALQPLAEEALAKNGSLTIVGDVKQAIYGWRGGDAALFDELVRKGSPLLSLAGQPTLETLPFNWRSRKRIVAWNNALFSPLGNMEVARELLRPLAEGDAELLNEQAALLCEAFDRAAQSAEKCRSGGFVKLSRLEKGREEERLSRLLPDMVEKLGCSHSLGDICILTRNNEQAAKASSWLMARHIPVVTQGSLLLAEQPVIAGIVSLLRFLNDPEDDIAFWSALLCEELLPPLPHKDAFLTGTDLLDWAARRPRRRSMAAQFSQDFPEAWEAVFAPLHDNAGLLTPYDAVMEIVERWNVMERRPEAEGFVRRFLEVLFCAEEAGISDLSGFLDLWDESGSQEKAPLPESMEAVRIMTMHKAKGLEFDVVILPWLNFSLGRASDDKALFWKSRGVGLLAPLCREMGRPWLKDRMDTARESLHLIYVAMTRAVSELYCFLPDASDGPVSLMLDTLISRQTDVLKEEGDDLYWGDKPKAPAEETPRPAAESAAPAAPAPENTVMPPEKADTETQEEQEDAWRPMGWLPRLRIFKNDLEDWTFTAKRRGTLIHHCLEGLQISGVGEASARRDAALAAARGISTFPLPVPDRENVQKEVEDCLAWYARLPETPHWLAFGTPEHSLLDGEGRQFRVDLLVDDGKELIAVEYKTGTSGDLPADGHRQQLLHYLDLLEKAMGQKARGALVYLDRREIFPIFPGDSHD is encoded by the coding sequence ATGAGCGAATTTCGACAGATCAAGGCGTCCGCCGGGTCCGGCAAGACCTATACCCTGACCAGTACCTTCCTCTCCCTGCTGGCCGGATCTTCCGGCGCGTCGTGGAGCCGCCCGCCCTCCGGCTGCGCCCTTGCCGAAGAAGACTGCTACGGCTGGCAGGAGATTCTTGCCATCACCTTCACCAACAAGGCCGCCGCAGAAATGCGTGAACGCCTGCTTCAGCGCCTGAAGACCATGGCCCTCGCTTCCAGAAAGGACGCGAAGGACGCCTTCTGGAAGCCCGCCAGAGCCCGCGAAACCGTGGACATGCTCATACGGAGCTACGGTTCCCTGAACATCCGCACCATCGACAGCCTGCTGCACCTCATGGTGCGCCTTTCCGCGCTGGACTTCGACCTTTCCCCCGACTTCGAGCCGCGCTTTTCCGACGAGGAGATCACCGGTCCCCTGTTCGACGACATGGCCGAACGCGCCCGCACGGACGAGGAACTCGGGGCCATTTTCCGCCGTGCCTGCCGCCAGATGCTGCGTTCGGAAAAGGTAAGGGGCTTTCTTGCGGGGGAACGCATACGCGACCGCGTGACGGCCATGGTATCCCTCATGCTTGCGGCGGACGGCTGGAGCGTCCGCGATCTTGCCTCCCCCGAAGAAGCGGAGGAACATTTTCAGGAAATTCTCCGCGGCATACAGAACGACGCGCGGGAACTGCGCGCCCGCCTGGAACAGGAGGAGCTTTCCGCATCCAAACACTTTCTGAACGCCCTCACGGCCTGCATAGAATGCGGCGGCCGCGCCTCGAAGCTCCCCTTCTCCTCCGCCATGCTCCAGAAGGAAAGCTTCGACGACTGCCTGCTCAAGGCATCAAAAGGCCGCGCCGGACTTGCCCTGCACGCCCTGTATGAAAGCATACGGGACGACATGCGGCATCTTCGCGTGCTCATGGGGGCCCGCCGCCTCATGCCCTTTGCGGAACTGGCGCAGGCCGTGTATTCCAGGCTGGAAGACGAGGAACGCCGCACGGGCATCATTGCCGCCTCGCAGGTACCGAGGCTCGCCATACGCGCCGCGGACGACAGCGAAGGCGTGAACGAACTCTTCTGCCGCCTGGGCGCGCGGGTGCGCCACATGCTCATCGACGAATTTCAGGATACCAGCCGCGACCAGTGGATGGCTCTTCAGCCTCTGGCGGAGGAAGCTCTCGCCAAAAACGGTTCCCTCACCATCGTGGGCGACGTGAAGCAGGCCATCTACGGCTGGCGCGGCGGCGACGCCGCCCTCTTCGACGAACTCGTCCGCAAAGGCTCTCCTCTGCTCTCCCTGGCGGGGCAGCCCACGCTGGAAACCCTGCCCTTCAACTGGAGAAGCCGGAAAAGAATCGTAGCCTGGAACAACGCGCTGTTCTCCCCCCTCGGAAACATGGAGGTGGCGCGGGAGCTGCTGCGTCCCCTTGCCGAAGGCGATGCGGAACTGCTGAACGAGCAGGCCGCGCTGCTGTGCGAAGCCTTCGACCGCGCCGCCCAGAGCGCGGAAAAATGCCGTTCCGGCGGCTTCGTAAAACTGAGCAGACTGGAAAAGGGCCGGGAGGAGGAGCGTCTCTCCCGTCTTCTGCCCGACATGGTGGAAAAGCTGGGATGCTCCCATTCTCTGGGAGACATCTGCATACTCACGCGCAACAACGAACAGGCGGCCAAGGCCTCTTCGTGGCTCATGGCGCGCCACATTCCCGTGGTGACGCAGGGGAGCCTGCTTCTGGCAGAGCAGCCCGTCATTGCGGGCATCGTCAGTCTGCTGCGCTTTCTGAACGACCCGGAAGACGATATCGCCTTCTGGTCCGCCCTGCTCTGCGAAGAGCTGCTCCCCCCGCTTCCCCATAAGGATGCCTTTCTTACCGGTACGGACCTTCTCGACTGGGCGGCCCGGCGTCCGCGCAGAAGAAGCATGGCTGCGCAGTTCTCCCAGGATTTTCCCGAAGCATGGGAGGCAGTGTTCGCCCCCCTGCACGACAACGCGGGACTGCTCACCCCTTACGACGCCGTCATGGAAATCGTGGAGCGCTGGAACGTCATGGAACGCCGCCCCGAAGCGGAAGGCTTCGTGCGGCGCTTTCTGGAAGTGCTCTTCTGTGCGGAGGAGGCGGGAATTTCCGACCTTTCGGGCTTCCTCGACCTCTGGGACGAAAGCGGCAGTCAGGAAAAGGCCCCTCTGCCCGAAAGCATGGAAGCCGTGCGCATCATGACCATGCACAAGGCCAAGGGGCTGGAATTCGATGTGGTCATTCTGCCCTGGCTCAACTTTTCCCTGGGCCGGGCCTCCGACGACAAGGCCCTGTTCTGGAAAAGCCGGGGCGTCGGTCTGCTCGCTCCTCTGTGCAGGGAAATGGGCCGCCCCTGGCTCAAAGACCGCATGGATACGGCCCGAGAATCCCTGCATCTCATCTATGTGGCCATGACGCGGGCCGTAAGCGAACTCTACTGTTTTCTGCCCGATGCCTCCGACGGCCCGGTCTCCCTCATGCTCGATACGCTCATCTCCCGCCAGACGGACGTGCTGAAGGAAGAGGGCGACGACCTTTACTGGGGGGACAAGCCGAAGGCTCCCGCGGAAGAGACTCCCCGCCCCGCCGCAGAAAGCGCCGCGCCTGCCGCCCCCGCGCCCGAAAACACGGTGATGCCCCCGGAAAAAGCAGATACCGAAACGCAGGAAGAGCAGGAGGATGCCTGGCGGCCCATGGGCTGGCTGCCGCGCCTGCGCATTTTCAAAAACGATCTGGAAGACTGGACGTTCACGGCAAAACGGCGCGGTACGCTCATCCATCACTGTCTGGAAGGCCTTCAGATTTCCGGCGTGGGAGAAGCTTCGGCAAGGCGCGATGCCGCCCTCGCCGCCGCGCGCGGCATATCCACCTTCCCTCTGCCCGTACCCGACAGGGAAAACGTGCAGAAAGAAGTGGAAGACTGCCTCGCCTGGTATGCCCGTCTGCCGGAAACGCCGCACTGGCTGGCCTTCGGCACGCCGGAACATTCCCTGCTGGATGGAGAAGGCAGGCAGTTCCGCGTCGACCTTCTGGTGGACGACGGCAAGGAACTCATCGCCGTGGAGTATAAAACCGGCACCTCCGGCGACCTGCCCGCAGACGGGCACAGGCAGCAGCTTCTGCATTATCTGGACCTTCTGGAAAAGGCCATGGGACAGAAGGCGCGCGGCGCGCTCGTCTACCTCGACCGCCGCGAAATTTTCCCGATTTTCCCCGGAGACAGCCATGACTAG
- a CDS encoding ATP-dependent 6-phosphofructokinase — MSHEIDTHIMTVGKAKIDNPAIGPYVDDTPIPFYLDAEHGGEDVQGLEGAPVSIEQAGPRQHVYYDPGKTKAAIVTCGGLCPGLNDVIRAVVLESYYGYGVRSILGIRYGLEGFIPKYHHDIMELTPRNVSEIHTFGGTILGSSRGPQSAEEIVDALERMNVNILYIIGGDGTMKAAAAIQEEIFRRNLHTSVIGIPKTIDNDINFVPKSFGFDTAVDVATSSLRCAHTEAIGAPYGVGLVKLMGRESGFIAAQATLSLNIVNFVLVPEVPFKLEGEGGLLPALEERLRNRSHAVIVAAEGAGQDLLTASGKTDASGNRVLGDIGLFLQKSIKNYFATKDMDVTVKYIDPSYIVRSVPANTNDRVYCGLLGRNAVHAAMAGKTNMVVARLMDRFVHLPLQLVTRRRRQIDIKSNYWRSVIATTGQRLA, encoded by the coding sequence ATGAGTCACGAAATAGATACGCACATCATGACGGTCGGCAAGGCCAAAATAGACAATCCGGCCATAGGGCCTTATGTCGACGATACTCCCATTCCCTTCTACCTTGACGCCGAACACGGCGGAGAAGACGTTCAGGGTCTTGAAGGCGCTCCCGTTTCCATCGAGCAGGCGGGGCCCCGCCAGCACGTCTACTATGATCCCGGCAAGACCAAGGCCGCCATCGTCACCTGCGGCGGCCTCTGCCCCGGCCTCAACGACGTCATCCGCGCCGTGGTTCTGGAATCCTACTACGGCTACGGCGTGCGTTCCATCCTCGGCATCCGCTACGGGCTTGAAGGCTTCATTCCCAAGTATCACCACGACATCATGGAACTGACGCCGCGCAACGTGTCCGAAATCCACACCTTCGGCGGCACCATTCTCGGTTCCTCCCGCGGCCCGCAGAGCGCCGAGGAAATCGTGGACGCGCTGGAAAGGATGAACGTCAACATCCTGTACATCATAGGCGGCGACGGCACCATGAAGGCCGCTGCGGCCATTCAGGAAGAAATCTTCCGCCGCAATCTGCACACCTCCGTCATCGGTATTCCCAAGACCATCGACAACGACATCAACTTCGTGCCCAAGTCCTTCGGCTTCGACACCGCCGTGGACGTGGCCACCTCCTCGCTGCGCTGCGCCCATACCGAAGCCATCGGCGCGCCTTACGGGGTGGGCCTCGTCAAGCTCATGGGCCGCGAATCCGGCTTCATCGCCGCTCAGGCCACGCTGTCGCTGAACATCGTCAACTTCGTTCTCGTGCCTGAAGTGCCCTTCAAGCTCGAAGGCGAAGGCGGCCTGCTCCCCGCTCTGGAAGAACGCCTGCGCAACCGTTCCCACGCCGTCATCGTCGCGGCCGAAGGCGCCGGGCAGGATCTGCTTACCGCCAGCGGCAAGACCGATGCTTCCGGCAACCGCGTCCTCGGCGACATCGGCCTCTTCCTCCAGAAGTCCATCAAGAACTATTTCGCCACCAAGGACATGGACGTCACCGTCAAGTACATCGACCCGAGCTACATCGTGCGTTCCGTGCCCGCCAACACCAACGACAGGGTCTACTGCGGCCTCCTCGGCAGAAACGCCGTGCACGCCGCCATGGCCGGCAAGACCAACATGGTGGTGGCCCGCCTCATGGACCGCTTCGTACACCTGCCGCTTCAGCTCGTCACGCGCCGTCGCCGCCAGATAGACATCAAGTCCAACTACTGGCGTTCCGTCATCGCCACCACGGGCCAGCGTCTCGCCTAA